From the genome of Virgibacillus siamensis, one region includes:
- a CDS encoding carbohydrate ABC transporter permease gives MSKRLSRGIFISVCMLPALLLFVVFMVIPTIEVFRMSLYRWGGLSNTKSFVGLENFKILWNDMDFIQSFQNSIFLIVVVAIVTLFFALTFAAILTKENIVGDNFFRVVFYIPNILSIVVIAGIFSAIYAPDSGLLNSVFDSFSLESLQQMWLGNQDIVIYCLAGALVWQALGYYMVMYMSSMASIPASYYEAASLEGAGRFKQFTSITLPLIWTNIRTTLAFYIISTINLSFLLVKAMTGGGPDGSTEVFLSYMYSQAYGNSTYGYGMAIGVVVFLFSFALAAAISFVTKREPLEY, from the coding sequence TTGAGCAAAAGACTTTCACGGGGAATATTTATCAGCGTATGCATGTTGCCTGCGTTGCTTTTATTTGTTGTATTTATGGTAATTCCGACAATTGAAGTTTTCCGGATGTCCTTATACCGTTGGGGCGGTTTGTCCAATACAAAGTCGTTTGTCGGATTGGAAAACTTTAAAATTCTATGGAATGATATGGATTTTATTCAGTCATTTCAAAACTCCATCTTTTTGATTGTTGTTGTAGCGATTGTCACATTATTTTTTGCGTTGACCTTCGCAGCAATTCTAACGAAAGAGAATATCGTTGGCGATAACTTTTTCCGGGTTGTTTTTTACATTCCGAATATATTATCAATTGTCGTTATAGCGGGGATATTTTCGGCGATTTATGCACCGGACAGCGGATTGTTGAATTCCGTATTTGATAGTTTCAGCTTGGAAAGTTTGCAGCAAATGTGGCTTGGCAATCAGGATATCGTCATTTACTGCCTGGCAGGCGCCCTTGTTTGGCAGGCGCTCGGCTATTATATGGTGATGTACATGTCCAGCATGGCCAGTATACCAGCAAGTTACTATGAAGCGGCATCGTTGGAAGGTGCAGGTCGGTTCAAACAATTTACCAGCATCACGCTGCCGCTTATTTGGACGAACATCCGCACAACACTTGCTTTCTATATTATCAGCACCATCAATCTGAGTTTTTTGTTGGTTAAGGCGATGACAGGCGGTGGACCGGATGGATCAACAGAAGTATTTCTATCCTATATGTATTCACAGGCTTACGGAAACTCTACCTACGGCTACGGGATGGCTATTGGTGTTGTCGTATTTCTCTTTTCATTTGCGCTGGCAGCAGCCATCAGTTTCGTCACGAAGCGTGAGCCACTGGAGTATTAA
- a CDS encoding IS110 family transposase, producing the protein MDFTQNNRLAQINEQTLIIGVDVAKRKHVARAIDDRGRDLAKRLVFTNSLQGFSDLVDWAGSLSEKYSRPNIIIGMEPTGHYWLNLAYHMKAKSIRAVVVNPMKVKRFKEMDDDSPTKNDTKDAKVIAQIVRDGRFHEPTLPEDVYAELREGMKLYDIIQEDMSSIKAQMHNALDRYFPEFLNVFKDWTGKAAFYLLEKGYLPEDIRKTSEEDLLLEVKKAAKRGVGIKRIRDLKQAAKDSIGLTVGLRMARQEIRYLIDQYKAFEERLIALEAQLEEFVLHIPGADQMIAIKGVSAITVAGFFAEVGDLSNYQDPRQIIKLAGFNLKMNQSGLFKGQTTITKRGRKRLRSLLYQVARPLSLHNEGFKQLHHYYRRRSDNPLTGKQSFIALSRKLIKIFYVLGTRKCTFSEERMIRDIPMISTLQEVA; encoded by the coding sequence ATGGATTTTACACAAAATAATCGATTAGCGCAAATCAATGAACAAACATTAATTATCGGGGTTGATGTAGCCAAACGTAAACATGTAGCTCGAGCGATAGATGATCGGGGCCGGGACCTTGCCAAACGGCTGGTATTCACCAATTCGCTGCAGGGATTCTCAGATCTTGTGGATTGGGCTGGCAGCCTGTCTGAAAAGTACAGCCGTCCCAATATCATTATTGGGATGGAACCAACCGGCCATTACTGGCTCAACTTAGCTTATCACATGAAGGCTAAAAGCATCCGCGCAGTTGTCGTCAATCCGATGAAGGTGAAACGGTTCAAGGAAATGGATGATGATTCACCTACGAAAAATGATACAAAAGATGCGAAAGTCATCGCTCAGATCGTGCGAGATGGCCGTTTTCATGAACCTACATTACCAGAGGATGTGTACGCCGAATTACGTGAAGGCATGAAACTCTATGACATTATCCAGGAGGATATGTCCTCGATCAAAGCCCAAATGCACAATGCGCTGGATCGATATTTCCCGGAGTTTCTTAATGTCTTTAAAGATTGGACCGGAAAGGCTGCTTTTTATCTATTGGAAAAGGGCTATTTGCCGGAAGATATCCGTAAAACGTCGGAAGAAGATTTACTTCTTGAAGTCAAAAAGGCTGCCAAACGTGGTGTGGGTATCAAACGCATTCGGGATTTGAAACAGGCGGCCAAAGATAGTATTGGCCTCACAGTGGGATTACGTATGGCACGTCAAGAAATTCGTTATTTGATTGATCAGTATAAGGCTTTTGAAGAACGTCTTATCGCTCTTGAAGCACAATTGGAAGAATTTGTTCTTCATATCCCTGGAGCTGATCAGATGATAGCGATTAAAGGCGTAAGTGCCATAACAGTGGCCGGTTTTTTCGCTGAAGTTGGTGATTTATCGAATTATCAGGATCCACGCCAAATCATTAAATTAGCGGGATTCAATCTTAAGATGAATCAGTCAGGCCTGTTCAAAGGCCAAACAACCATCACTAAGCGAGGACGAAAAAGGCTGCGAAGCTTACTGTATCAAGTCGCACGCCCATTATCCCTGCATAATGAAGGTTTTAAGCAGTTGCATCATTATTATCGTCGTCGATCCGATAATCCGCTGACAGGAAAACAGTCGTTTATCGCATTAAGCCGTAAACTCATCAAGATCTTTTATGTATTAGGTACACGGAAGTGTACATTCAGTGAAGAGCGCATGATACGTGATATTCCCATGATTTCGACATTACAGGAAGTAGCTTAA
- a CDS encoding AraC family transcriptional regulator, whose amino-acid sequence MSYEVYKVKNFPINKMRFKLLYVTRSEYDKGWHSTQHSHHFTELFYIVKGQGSFVLPDDEIPVKENDLVIINPNVEHTEKSNWKDSLEYIALGIEGFSFSLTDEKESQMGLFTYQGDRDDILFYLNKLLDEIQHNNEEYEIICQNIIEILIVKLRRGKRFTIKKTESKNINKATAFIKYYINQNYRDPITLDTLAKVGHLNKYYLAHTFKHDMGISPIEYLNKIRIREAKILLDTTDYNIAEIAAITGFSSQSFFAQAFKRTTNKTPTSYRREFKK is encoded by the coding sequence ATGTCGTATGAGGTGTATAAGGTCAAGAACTTCCCAATTAATAAGATGCGTTTTAAGCTTTTATATGTAACCCGCTCGGAATATGACAAAGGCTGGCACAGTACACAGCACTCCCACCACTTCACAGAACTTTTTTATATCGTAAAAGGACAGGGCTCCTTTGTACTGCCCGATGATGAAATACCGGTTAAAGAAAATGATTTGGTCATAATCAATCCTAATGTAGAGCATACGGAAAAGTCCAACTGGAAAGATTCGCTTGAATACATTGCACTTGGTATCGAAGGGTTTTCTTTCTCCCTCACAGATGAAAAAGAATCACAAATGGGGTTGTTTACTTATCAGGGGGACCGTGACGATATTCTTTTCTACTTGAATAAATTACTTGATGAAATTCAACACAACAACGAAGAATATGAAATCATCTGCCAAAATATTATTGAGATACTTATCGTCAAGCTGCGCCGCGGAAAAAGATTCACCATTAAGAAGACCGAAAGTAAAAATATAAACAAAGCGACAGCATTTATAAAATATTACATTAATCAAAATTACCGTGATCCCATTACGCTTGATACACTGGCCAAAGTGGGACATCTCAACAAATATTACCTTGCCCACACGTTTAAACATGATATGGGTATTTCTCCAATCGAATATTTAAATAAGATCCGAATAAGGGAAGCTAAAATCCTGCTGGACACTACCGACTATAATATCGCTGAAATCGCGGCCATTACTGGTTTTTCGTCACAGTCCTTTTTTGCCCAGGCATTTAAGCGGACAACCAATAAGACTCCTACTTCATATCGTAGGGAATTCAAGAAATAA
- a CDS encoding ROK family protein, which yields MRYAIGIDIGGTKISSGIVNEAGDLIQQETVSSDPSDKESMFGRVLKCVEQLMDHSSISVHDIYGVGAGVPGKVDWDNGIAVYQNNLPWENFPFVKRLRDKLGFERIVMDNDVYMAAFAEWRNAELHAGETFVYVTISTGISSSIMQDGEFLRGAGFAGEIGLIPVVASRNGNGWERLEKVASGPALEKRARQLYQDDQMTTKDIFTAYYRGDASAKQLVEDAGSSIAQAVYIINSVIDPHKIVFGGSVIAHNPVLLDIIKQKLKRYLLAEQMHILDAMEVSQLGSGQGVIGAGLSVFQQSNVRVMG from the coding sequence GTGAGATATGCGATTGGAATAGATATAGGAGGAACTAAAATTTCGAGTGGGATTGTTAATGAAGCAGGGGATCTAATTCAGCAGGAAACGGTTTCAAGTGATCCGTCTGATAAAGAAAGTATGTTTGGTCGGGTACTCAAGTGTGTGGAACAATTGATGGATCATTCCAGTATCTCAGTGCACGACATTTACGGAGTCGGTGCAGGTGTTCCGGGAAAAGTAGATTGGGATAATGGTATTGCGGTTTATCAAAATAATCTGCCGTGGGAGAATTTCCCGTTTGTGAAACGGTTGAGGGATAAATTGGGGTTTGAACGAATCGTCATGGATAATGATGTTTACATGGCTGCCTTTGCGGAATGGAGAAACGCTGAATTACACGCTGGGGAAACGTTTGTATATGTAACAATCAGTACAGGTATTTCCAGTTCAATTATGCAGGATGGTGAATTTTTGCGCGGTGCCGGGTTCGCGGGTGAAATAGGACTGATTCCGGTCGTTGCATCCCGCAATGGGAATGGATGGGAGCGGCTGGAGAAAGTTGCATCCGGCCCTGCATTGGAAAAACGTGCCCGGCAACTGTATCAAGATGATCAAATGACAACGAAAGATATATTTACCGCATATTACCGCGGGGATGCTTCTGCCAAACAATTGGTGGAAGATGCGGGTTCGTCCATCGCCCAAGCAGTTTACATCATCAATAGTGTCATCGATCCGCATAAAATTGTTTTTGGTGGCAGTGTAATTGCACACAATCCGGTTTTGCTTGATATTATCAAACAAAAACTGAAGCGTTATTTGCTTGCGGAACAAATGCACATTCTGGATGCAATGGAAGTGAGCCAGCTTGGGAGCGGTCAGGGTGTAATCGGAGCAGGATTGAGTGTGTTTCAGCAATCCAATGTTCGTGTGATGGGGTGA
- the gnpA gene encoding 1,3-beta-galactosyl-N-acetylhexosamine phosphorylase: MSKQTGRVTLPSEQNFLEPTKELIKRWGADALRDSDGTKLDDAIKQLDAKIYTTYFVARGQNEFAAEHPEEMQQLYLMSNYHTAADTELEIAFLEGYFEDQIEPDYVHDPAKWWEVIDRTSGDVVNPADWYINQETNKLTIQHAKRWHEYTVSFLAYMKWDPTQMYNHITNDWGDKPHEIPFDVRQPYSNQFVKDYLRKWLDENQDTDVVRFTTFFYHFTLVFNHLAKEKFVDWFGYGASVSVAALEAFEQKKGYQLRPEDIVDKGYYNSTFRVPSKAYLDYIDFIQEFVAREVKELVDMVHKKDKEAMMFLGDNWIGTEPYGNYFQKTGLDAVVGSVGDGTTLRMIADIPHVTYTEGRFLPYFFPDTFYEGNDPVIEAEDNWLTARRAMMRSPLDRIGYGGYLSLAYEFPSFVSYVEKITDEFREIHHTINGIKPYTGIKVAVLNAWGKIRTWQTHMVAHGKWYKQAYSYQGVLEALSGSAAEVSFISFEDIVEKGIPDDLDVIINAGDSGTAFSGGEKWMDEKLTSAIREWVHNGGGFIGIGEPSAIQHEGRFFQLANVLGVDKELGFGLSTNKYFTEPANSHFITEDMKAYDFGESMKNIFALQAETEILEYSDGGVHLASSGFGKGRGVYIAGLPYSHENTRLLMRAMYYAAHKEDNFKKWHASNIHCEVHAYPAIHKYAVVNNSNERQQTDVYDGNGKKQVITLEASEIVWEEILDER; the protein is encoded by the coding sequence ATGAGTAAACAAACGGGTCGGGTTACCCTGCCAAGTGAGCAGAATTTTTTGGAGCCCACAAAAGAACTGATAAAACGCTGGGGGGCTGACGCGCTTCGGGATAGTGACGGGACAAAATTGGATGATGCGATCAAGCAGCTGGATGCAAAAATCTATACCACTTACTTTGTGGCTCGCGGCCAGAATGAATTCGCCGCGGAGCATCCGGAAGAAATGCAGCAATTGTATCTCATGTCCAACTATCATACAGCTGCAGATACGGAGCTTGAGATAGCGTTTCTGGAAGGCTATTTTGAAGATCAGATTGAACCGGATTATGTGCATGATCCGGCGAAATGGTGGGAAGTGATTGACCGGACTAGCGGGGACGTGGTAAATCCTGCCGACTGGTACATAAATCAGGAAACGAATAAGCTGACTATTCAACATGCCAAGCGGTGGCATGAGTACACAGTATCCTTTTTGGCTTATATGAAATGGGATCCAACGCAGATGTATAACCATATAACGAATGATTGGGGGGATAAACCCCATGAGATTCCGTTTGACGTCCGACAGCCGTATTCCAATCAATTCGTTAAGGACTATTTGCGAAAATGGCTGGATGAAAATCAAGATACTGACGTTGTTCGTTTCACCACCTTTTTTTATCACTTTACATTGGTATTTAATCATTTGGCAAAAGAAAAATTTGTGGATTGGTTTGGATATGGTGCCAGTGTTTCTGTTGCGGCACTGGAGGCTTTTGAACAGAAAAAAGGATACCAGCTCCGACCTGAAGATATCGTTGACAAGGGTTATTACAATTCGACATTCCGGGTGCCTTCGAAGGCATATTTGGATTACATCGACTTTATCCAGGAGTTTGTCGCCAGGGAAGTAAAAGAACTGGTGGATATGGTTCATAAAAAAGATAAGGAAGCAATGATGTTTCTGGGTGATAACTGGATTGGAACGGAACCGTACGGGAATTATTTTCAGAAAACCGGTCTGGATGCGGTTGTCGGAAGTGTCGGTGACGGGACAACATTAAGAATGATTGCAGATATCCCGCATGTAACGTATACGGAGGGGAGATTTTTGCCTTACTTTTTCCCGGATACCTTTTATGAAGGGAACGATCCGGTAATTGAAGCGGAAGATAACTGGCTGACGGCACGGAGAGCAATGATGCGCAGCCCTTTGGACAGAATCGGCTATGGCGGATACTTAAGTTTGGCATACGAATTCCCATCGTTTGTCAGCTATGTTGAAAAAATTACGGATGAATTCCGGGAAATCCATCATACTATCAACGGTATTAAACCATATACAGGAATTAAAGTGGCTGTTCTGAATGCCTGGGGCAAGATCAGGACATGGCAGACACATATGGTGGCCCACGGTAAATGGTATAAACAAGCGTATTCTTATCAAGGTGTCCTGGAAGCACTAAGCGGATCAGCGGCAGAAGTGTCGTTTATCAGTTTTGAAGATATTGTGGAAAAAGGTATTCCGGACGATTTGGATGTAATCATTAATGCAGGTGACAGTGGTACAGCATTTTCAGGCGGTGAAAAATGGATGGACGAAAAACTGACGTCGGCGATCAGGGAATGGGTTCATAACGGCGGCGGTTTTATCGGTATCGGGGAACCATCCGCAATTCAACATGAAGGACGTTTTTTCCAGCTTGCCAACGTGCTTGGGGTTGATAAGGAATTAGGATTCGGTTTATCAACGAACAAATATTTTACGGAGCCGGCAAATTCCCACTTTATAACAGAAGATATGAAGGCATACGATTTTGGGGAAAGCATGAAAAATATTTTTGCCCTGCAAGCGGAAACAGAAATTCTGGAATACTCGGATGGCGGCGTTCACCTGGCCAGTTCCGGTTTTGGCAAAGGACGCGGTGTGTATATTGCCGGACTTCCGTACAGTCACGAAAACACACGTTTGCTGATGCGGGCGATGTATTATGCAGCACATAAAGAAGATAACTTCAAAAAATGGCATGCTTCGAACATTCATTGTGAGGTTCATGCATATCCTGCCATTCATAAATATGCAGTGGTCAATAATTCGAATGAAAGACAACAAACAGATGTATACGATGGCAATGGCAAGAAACAGGTCATAACACTGGAAGCAAGTGAAATCGTATGGGAGGAAATTTTGGATGAACGATAA
- a CDS encoding carbohydrate ABC transporter permease: protein MKKKKGISTDRLIKIFIYVVLIGLAVSIIVPVAWVFTASIKENSEFYSTPWSIPDGFHFQNFVEAFVQANMGDYLLNSVIVTVVALIVLIGVALPAAYVLSRFKFIGSGLLNAFVKAGLFINVSYIVVPIFLMLLEWDNVLNPIFDEAFFINNLFVLAVIYAATALPFTIFLLSSYFQTLPTDFEEAASIDGAGYFKTMISVMFPMATPSIVIVILFNFLLFWNEYILALTLLPGEDKTLPVGLLNLMAAERAAVNYGPMYAGMVIVMLPTLILYIIVQKRLTEGMTVGGVKG, encoded by the coding sequence ATGAAGAAAAAGAAAGGCATCAGTACAGATCGTCTTATCAAAATTTTTATCTATGTTGTCCTGATTGGTTTGGCAGTATCAATCATTGTACCGGTAGCGTGGGTATTCACCGCTTCCATTAAAGAGAATTCAGAGTTTTACAGTACGCCATGGTCAATTCCGGACGGCTTCCACTTCCAGAACTTTGTGGAGGCATTTGTTCAGGCAAATATGGGCGACTATCTATTAAACTCAGTCATTGTAACAGTAGTGGCTCTTATTGTGCTGATTGGCGTGGCACTGCCGGCAGCATATGTTTTATCACGGTTTAAATTTATCGGAAGCGGCCTGTTGAACGCCTTCGTGAAGGCCGGGCTGTTCATTAATGTAAGTTATATTGTTGTTCCAATCTTTTTAATGCTTTTGGAATGGGATAACGTATTGAATCCTATTTTTGATGAGGCTTTTTTTATCAATAATCTGTTTGTACTTGCGGTAATCTATGCTGCAACCGCATTGCCATTTACTATTTTTCTGTTGTCCAGTTATTTTCAGACACTTCCTACTGATTTTGAAGAGGCAGCAAGTATCGATGGCGCGGGTTATTTCAAAACGATGATTTCGGTTATGTTTCCCATGGCAACCCCAAGCATTGTGATTGTCATTCTATTTAATTTTCTCTTGTTCTGGAATGAGTATATTTTAGCGTTGACACTTCTTCCGGGCGAAGACAAAACACTGCCTGTGGGATTGTTGAATCTGATGGCGGCGGAAAGGGCAGCTGTTAATTACGGGCCAATGTATGCAGGTATGGTGATTGTTATGCTGCCGACGCTGATTTTATATATTATCGTGCAAAAACGTCTGACAGAAGGTATGACTGTCGGTGGAGTGAAAGGGTAG
- a CDS encoding DUF6903 family protein has protein sequence MNDNLKRILKIIFFLFCLFLIVYGQQTVGKVQLLIQLIGLAGLLLLLWNYNRKFK, from the coding sequence ATGAACGATAATTTGAAACGCATCCTGAAAATTATTTTCTTTCTCTTTTGCCTGTTTTTAATCGTATACGGCCAGCAGACCGTCGGAAAGGTGCAACTGCTGATACAGCTGATTGGTCTGGCAGGGTTGTTGTTATTACTCTGGAATTACAATCGAAAATTTAAATAA
- a CDS encoding carbohydrate ABC transporter substrate-binding protein has translation MSFKKSLFALFLALLTIGLVACSGDEKESSAEGSDGKVTLNLAALESAYGADMWKEIAKKFEASHKNVDVKLTVEKNIEEVIRPKMQAGNYPDVMLLATGREQALTETLIKENGLENISDVLDMQVPGEDVTVKEKLLEGFTDTLATNPYGDGEMYMAPMFYSPTGLFYNAGLFKEKGWEVPATWDGMWKLGEKASKEDMSLFTYPISGYFDTLIGSMLYASGGPDFYESVMTYEDGIWTSDEATKVLETIGKLSKYVHPNTIANANPQNYTKNQQLVMENKALFMPNGTWVTGEMAEAPKADGFKWGMTSVPAFEKGGDRYAFTFFEQIWIPAKAEDKDAAKEFIAYMYSDEAASIFLKAGAVQPIEGITDKLKGQKKAFYSIYEEEGALPAMGTFASTKPVPGVSIQETLYGQIDSVISGDLTVEAWQKSLEETSDKLRSAMK, from the coding sequence ATGAGTTTTAAAAAATCATTATTTGCATTGTTTTTGGCATTGTTGACAATAGGTTTAGTTGCATGCAGCGGGGATGAAAAGGAGTCAAGCGCTGAAGGGTCCGATGGCAAGGTTACATTGAATCTTGCTGCATTGGAATCGGCATATGGCGCGGATATGTGGAAAGAAATTGCCAAGAAATTTGAAGCTTCTCATAAAAATGTGGACGTAAAACTGACAGTGGAGAAAAATATTGAAGAGGTTATCCGACCGAAAATGCAAGCAGGAAATTATCCGGATGTTATGCTCCTGGCTACAGGAAGAGAGCAGGCACTAACGGAAACACTGATCAAAGAAAACGGATTGGAAAATATTTCAGATGTGCTGGACATGCAGGTGCCGGGTGAGGATGTAACGGTAAAGGAAAAACTATTGGAAGGGTTTACGGATACACTTGCTACCAATCCGTATGGTGATGGTGAGATGTATATGGCTCCAATGTTCTACAGCCCAACCGGTTTATTCTATAATGCGGGATTGTTTAAGGAAAAAGGTTGGGAGGTGCCTGCTACGTGGGATGGTATGTGGAAACTGGGGGAAAAAGCCAGTAAAGAGGATATGTCACTTTTCACGTATCCAATCTCGGGTTACTTTGATACGCTGATTGGTTCCATGCTTTACGCATCCGGAGGACCTGATTTTTATGAGTCTGTTATGACGTATGAAGATGGCATTTGGACATCGGATGAAGCAACGAAGGTTTTAGAGACAATTGGTAAACTATCAAAATATGTGCATCCGAATACAATAGCGAATGCAAATCCGCAAAATTATACAAAGAACCAGCAGCTTGTCATGGAAAATAAAGCGTTATTCATGCCAAATGGCACATGGGTTACCGGCGAAATGGCTGAAGCACCTAAAGCGGATGGGTTCAAATGGGGAATGACTTCTGTTCCGGCATTTGAAAAAGGCGGAGATCGTTATGCATTTACTTTCTTTGAACAAATTTGGATACCTGCAAAGGCGGAAGATAAAGATGCCGCAAAAGAATTCATTGCGTATATGTATTCAGATGAAGCCGCCTCCATCTTTTTGAAAGCTGGTGCTGTTCAGCCGATTGAGGGAATCACAGATAAACTGAAGGGCCAGAAAAAAGCATTTTACAGTATTTATGAAGAAGAAGGAGCATTGCCTGCAATGGGGACATTTGCTTCCACGAAACCCGTGCCCGGGGTAAGTATTCAAGAAACATTGTATGGTCAGATTGATAGTGTTATCAGCGGCGATCTAACGGTAGAAGCGTGGCAGAAAAGCCTTGAAGAAACAAGCGACAAATTAAGATCCGCGATGAAATAA